A region of Bradysia coprophila strain Holo2 unplaced genomic scaffold, BU_Bcop_v1 contig_373, whole genome shotgun sequence DNA encodes the following proteins:
- the LOC119081968 gene encoding putative odorant receptor 83c: protein MSGMKFRSDKLLAKYSKVISNYKKISKIIAVDRLLDISGVPFKFSIFHVIDYSLLFHYFFSVIYILCTKFEDKMAVLRPLTLCPLAVQAVVKLTTIITNKSLIKQLNKLNLDLYGNVRGNWEKCLDKWLHRFKQVSTFHIIVHWVAAFLLLCFPLYGYFVLGVMVPFFELVIPFVDDTTIHGYFIALAFQLVLCVVVVSIMYSVDYIFILTLFTGTAIIDLVEEDCKALTFAIHNSIGIGDHHINDLLTTAIKRNQFMRRYLNKVCAIFEDGSLIQLYCGGFTLCVCLFVAKMSEWFAVYFVAISALYQMSLYCLMGTMIEWKSNQLSIAVYNVPWHNLCISQQKEFRYFFQMSQSTMTVKLMGSLTLNVQTGMAILKSIYSLYILIDQMY, encoded by the exons ATGTCTGGCATGAAGTTTCGTTCCGACAAACTACTGGCAAAGTACAGCAAAgtcatttcaaattataaaaaaatttcgaaaattattgCCGTTGATAGATTGTTGGACATTTCGGGTGTACCATTCAAATTTAGCATATTTCATGTTATCGATTATTCGTTGTTGTTCCATTACTTTTTCTCcgtaatatatattttatgcaCCAAGTTTGAGGATAAAATGGCAGTGCTTCGTCCTTTGACGTTGTGTCCTCTAGCTGTGCAA GCTGTGGTGAAGCTAACCACAATAATCACCAATAAAAGTTTAATCAAACAACTGAATAAGTTGAACCTGGACTTATATGGTAATGTAAGGGGAAACTGGGAAAAATGTTTGGACAAATGGCTGCACAGGTTTAAACAGGTTTCAACATTTCATATCATTGTCCATTGGGTTGCAGCCTTTTTACTTTTGTGCTTTCCGTTATACGGTTACTTTGTACTTGGTGTAATGGTCCCGTTCTTCGAATTGGTAATACCGTTTGTCGATGACACCACCATCCACGGATACTTTATCGCTTTAGCTTTTCAACTCGTGCTGTGTGTTGTTGTCGTTTCGATCATGTATTCAGTTGactacattttcatattaactTTATTTACTGGCACTGCAATAATTGATTTGGTCGAGGAGGACTGTAAGGCCCTAACATTCGCTATTCACAATTCAATTGGAATCGGTGATCATCACATCAACGATTTGCTGACAACTGCTATCAAGAGAAATCAATTTATGAGAAG ATATTTAAATAAGGTGTGTGCAATCTTTGAGGATGGTAGTCTCATTCAATTGTATTGTGGTGGATTTACCCTATGCGTTTGTCTAttcgttgcaaaaatgtcggaATGGTTTGCTGTATATTTCGTTGCAATTTCGGCGTTGTATCAAATGTCGTTGTACTGTTTGATGGGAACAATGATTGAATGGAAG AGCAACCAATTATCTATAGCTGTCTACAACGTACCGTGGCACAATTTATGTATCTCTCAGCAAAAGGAATTTCGTTACTTTTTCCAGATGTCCCAAAGTACGATGACAGTAAAGCTTATGGGCTCATTGACATTAAATGTACAAACAGGAATGGCG ATTCTCAAGTCGATTTATTCTCTGTACATATTAATCGATCAAATGTATTAA